Below is a window of Cryptosporangium minutisporangium DNA.
GTGAAATTAGGCAAGCCACTCAGGTTATTCATGAGCTTGAAGGTCAAAGTAACGAGATATCAAAAGTTCTTGACGTTATACGAGGGATCGCCGAGCAAACGAATTTGTTGGCACTCAACGCAGCAATTGAGGCCGCGCGTGCTGGTGAGCAGGGGCGTGGTTTTGCTNNNNNNNNNNNNNNGTCTTGCTGCTCGCACACAGCAATCGACAACGGATATTCAAAGCATGATCAGCGCTCTACAAGAGCGAGCGCAATCCGCTGTTACAGTCATGGAGCAAAGTAGTCGGCAAGCGCACACGAGTGTAGCTCACGCAGAGGAAGCAGCT
It encodes the following:
- a CDS encoding methyl-accepting chemotaxis protein yields the protein EIRQATQVIHELEGQSNEISKVLDVIRGIAEQTNLLALNAAIEAARAGEQGRGFA